A section of the Geoanaerobacter pelophilus genome encodes:
- a CDS encoding cytochrome C oxidase subunit IV family protein yields the protein MALEKHETGVHVISYKVLMMVWLTLMILTGLTVWVSRQDLGVGHILGSLAIAVAKGGLVIAFFMHMSFEGRLLRWLLFVALLTLAVFIGFTFFDLAYR from the coding sequence ATGGCTTTAGAAAAACATGAAACCGGCGTTCATGTTATCAGTTATAAAGTTCTGATGATGGTATGGCTTACCCTGATGATCCTGACAGGATTGACAGTATGGGTATCTCGACAGGACCTGGGCGTAGGGCATATCCTGGGGTCACTTGCTATCGCTGTTGCTAAAGGAGGCTTAGTGATCGCCTTCTTCATGCACATGAGCTTCGAGGGTCGTCTGCTTCGCTGGTTGTTATTTGTTGCCCTGCTCACCCTGGCAGTGTTTATCGGTTTCACATTCTTTGATCTTGCATACCGCTAG
- the coxB gene encoding cytochrome c oxidase subunit II gives MDPYLLTTNQAVDPVFKFIYVVCILLFAGISAVMFWFVFRYHRSRAPQPTSLQASNLWLEVLWTAVPTLLVMAMFYYGWAGYLALRNVPKGALTVTATARMWSWSFSYANGKSSKKLYVPAGRPVLVNLVSMDVIHGFYLPAFRVKRDIVPGMKNHVWFVASQKGSYDLFCSVYCGTEHYKMTTTVEAVAEDRFNQWLESPEPEASKTPGIKLLEKYGCLGCHSLDGTEVVGPTFKGLWGKRQAVITNGKERSIIVDEEYLKRSIEKPEADIVKGYQPIMPKNPDLKEDELEAIVELIKSIGED, from the coding sequence GTGGACCCATATCTGCTGACGACAAATCAGGCGGTTGATCCGGTATTCAAGTTTATCTACGTGGTGTGTATTCTTTTATTTGCAGGGATCTCAGCGGTGATGTTCTGGTTTGTTTTTCGTTATCACCGTTCACGCGCTCCCCAACCGACGTCGCTGCAGGCAAGTAATCTCTGGCTTGAGGTTCTCTGGACTGCCGTTCCAACACTGCTGGTAATGGCAATGTTTTACTACGGCTGGGCCGGTTATCTTGCGCTGCGTAATGTACCCAAAGGCGCATTGACAGTAACTGCAACTGCCAGGATGTGGTCATGGAGTTTTTCTTATGCAAACGGGAAGTCCAGCAAAAAGCTCTATGTTCCTGCTGGCAGGCCTGTCCTGGTTAACTTGGTTTCCATGGACGTTATTCATGGGTTTTATCTGCCGGCCTTTAGGGTTAAACGCGACATTGTCCCAGGGATGAAGAATCATGTCTGGTTCGTAGCATCGCAAAAAGGGTCGTATGATCTTTTCTGCTCGGTTTATTGCGGCACCGAACACTATAAAATGACGACAACTGTTGAGGCTGTTGCCGAAGACAGGTTCAACCAATGGCTGGAGAGTCCGGAACCGGAAGCTTCCAAGACACCCGGCATTAAGCTCCTTGAGAAATATGGTTGTCTCGGTTGTCACTCGCTCGACGGTACAGAGGTTGTCGGGCCAACATTCAAGGGACTTTGGGGGAAGCGGCAGGCAGTCATTACCAATGGGAAGGAGAGGAGTATCATTGTGGATGAAGAGTATCTTAAACGCTCAATTGAGAAGCCGGAGGCCGATATTGTCAAGGGGTATCAGCCGATAATGCCAAAAAATCCTGACCTAAAGGAAGATGAGCTTGAAGCAATAGTGGAGTTAATAAAAAGTATTGGCGAGGATTAG
- the msrB gene encoding peptide-methionine (R)-S-oxide reductase MsrB, whose protein sequence is MSEKVIKSEAEWKKFLTPAQFHILREKGTERAFSGKLLNVHGRGVFRCAGCGLDLFSSDDKFESGTGWPSFTKPIAKENVTLKSDNSFFMKRTEVLCARCDGHLGHVFDDGPQPTGQRYCMNSDAMTFAELKAAK, encoded by the coding sequence ATGTCTGAAAAGGTAATAAAGTCTGAGGCCGAATGGAAAAAATTCCTTACTCCGGCGCAATTCCACATTTTGCGGGAAAAGGGGACTGAGCGGGCTTTTAGCGGCAAACTGCTGAATGTTCATGGTCGCGGGGTATTCCGTTGTGCCGGGTGTGGATTGGATCTCTTCAGTTCCGATGATAAATTCGAGTCTGGTACCGGTTGGCCGAGTTTCACTAAACCGATTGCCAAAGAAAATGTAACGTTAAAATCAGACAACAGCTTTTTCATGAAGAGAACAGAGGTGCTTTGTGCCCGTTGCGACGGTCATTTGGGACATGTTTTTGATGATGGGCCGCAACCGACCGGTCAACGCTACTGCATGAATTCGGATGCCATGACTTTTGCTGAGCTTAAAGCCGCTAAATGA
- a CDS encoding lipid A deacylase LpxR family protein, which produces MKYSTDKTAIAQAMYLTLIFMLCLGLLGTDAHAAEQSHTALAINVENDAFYGKDENYTAGSSLVITRNNKGFLGGSWSIVGTDSGSYFSTYEIAQLLFTPTETHLQVPDPKDRPYAGILYLGLTSHLQTSSSLQSIKLIGGVIGPYSLGESGQKTSHELFQSSLPQGWDYQIHNEPLIDLQYEYRHKFETAHRGDGFGIQLFPIGGGMLGNYLTKGHLELQLRIGYNLPESIGDTSIRGIGTVPLPDNFWDKHFWGAYLFGGAGADFVTRDITLDGNSFESSRSVAKRNFVPSGSVGVALLIGRLKSSYTYNLIGKEFYGQKEVEQFGAVNVTYYF; this is translated from the coding sequence ATGAAATACTCTACCGACAAGACTGCTATTGCTCAGGCAATGTACCTAACGCTGATTTTTATGCTCTGCCTCGGGCTGTTGGGAACGGATGCTCATGCAGCTGAGCAATCGCACACAGCATTAGCCATCAACGTCGAAAATGATGCCTTTTACGGCAAGGACGAAAATTACACTGCCGGCAGTTCCCTTGTCATAACCAGAAATAACAAAGGTTTTTTGGGCGGCTCCTGGAGCATAGTCGGTACTGATAGCGGCAGTTACTTCTCAACCTATGAAATAGCGCAACTGTTGTTTACCCCGACAGAAACCCATCTGCAAGTGCCTGACCCCAAAGACAGGCCATACGCAGGTATCCTTTATCTAGGGTTGACATCACATCTGCAAACCAGCTCTTCGCTTCAATCCATAAAACTTATTGGCGGCGTTATCGGCCCGTATTCCCTCGGAGAGTCCGGACAAAAAACATCTCATGAGCTGTTCCAGAGCAGTCTGCCCCAGGGGTGGGACTATCAGATCCATAATGAACCGCTTATTGATCTCCAATACGAGTATCGCCATAAATTCGAAACCGCACATCGAGGTGATGGCTTCGGTATTCAGCTGTTCCCAATTGGTGGGGGCATGCTTGGCAATTACCTCACAAAGGGGCACCTGGAACTGCAACTGCGCATTGGGTACAATTTGCCCGAATCCATTGGTGATACTTCTATTCGCGGCATCGGCACTGTTCCGTTACCGGACAATTTCTGGGACAAGCATTTCTGGGGGGCTTATCTGTTTGGTGGGGCAGGGGCTGATTTCGTCACAAGAGATATCACCTTGGATGGCAATAGCTTCGAAAGCAGTAGAAGTGTTGCGAAGCGCAACTTTGTCCCATCAGGATCGGTTGGCGTTGCCTTGCTGATCGGCAGACTAAAGAGCTCGTATACCTACAACCTAATTGGTAAAGAGTTCTATGGGCAAAAAGAAGTCGAGCAATTTGGGGCCGTAAATGTAACGTACTATTTTTAA
- a CDS encoding aconitate hydratase: MGKNLTTKILESHLASGEMIPKSEISLKIDHSLLQDATGTMAMLEFIAMGVDRVKVELAAQYIDHNLLQTDNRNADDHIFLMTAAQKFGIYLSKAGNGVSHQVHLERFGVPGKILLGADSHSPTAAGLSMIAIGAGGLDVALSMAGKPFHLPCPAVMGVKLSGTLPPWVSGKDVILEMLRRHTVKGGVGKIIEYYGPGVATLSATDRATIGNMGAELGATSSIFPSDTRTREFLISQGRGDSWIELSADPDATYDEYDEIDLSGLEPLIACPSSPDNVVPVREVAGTKVDQVLVGSSVNSSFRDLMTVCRILDGRRIASHLSFNVNPGSRQVLENVAAQGGVMMLLMAGAQIHQPGCLGCIGMGQAPGTGQVSLRTFPRNFPGRSGTKNDLVYLCSPETAAAAGIFGEITDPRKLGDLMAWPNVQNPEKYIVDDSSIIFPAVDSSKVEIITGPNIVPFPDFEALPDNLAAEIIIKLGDNISTDTIMPAGNKVLPYRSNIPAISQFVFEQIDPEFHKRAQDKGCGVIVAGDNYGQGSSREHAALAPRYLGIRVKIAKSFARIHKANLVNFGIVPLVFKNPSDYDAIQQGEILTFSNIRSLIANGEREIGVESQRGTITTILDVSEKERKELLAGGTLNYVKQAK; the protein is encoded by the coding sequence ATGGGCAAGAACCTCACCACAAAAATTCTCGAGTCTCATCTGGCCTCAGGTGAAATGATTCCCAAATCAGAGATCTCGCTAAAAATTGATCATTCTCTTCTTCAGGACGCCACAGGAACCATGGCGATGCTCGAATTCATCGCCATGGGAGTAGACAGGGTCAAGGTGGAACTGGCTGCCCAATATATTGATCATAATCTTCTGCAGACGGACAACAGAAATGCCGACGATCATATATTCCTGATGACTGCCGCTCAAAAATTCGGGATTTACCTCTCAAAAGCTGGAAATGGAGTGTCGCACCAGGTTCATCTCGAACGGTTCGGGGTCCCCGGCAAAATCTTGCTGGGAGCTGATTCGCACTCACCGACTGCTGCCGGCTTGTCGATGATTGCAATTGGCGCCGGCGGGCTGGACGTTGCCTTGTCAATGGCAGGGAAGCCGTTCCACCTCCCCTGTCCGGCAGTTATGGGTGTTAAGCTGTCTGGAACATTGCCGCCATGGGTATCTGGAAAGGATGTTATTCTTGAGATGTTGCGCAGGCACACAGTTAAAGGTGGCGTCGGCAAAATCATCGAATACTATGGACCGGGCGTGGCCACCTTGTCAGCGACTGACCGGGCAACCATCGGCAACATGGGGGCAGAACTTGGGGCTACTTCCAGCATTTTCCCGTCAGATACGCGGACCAGGGAATTTCTCATCTCCCAGGGACGAGGTGACAGCTGGATTGAGCTATCAGCCGACCCCGACGCCACCTATGACGAGTACGACGAAATCGATCTCTCCGGGCTGGAGCCATTGATTGCCTGCCCGTCATCCCCGGATAACGTCGTTCCTGTCAGGGAAGTGGCAGGCACTAAGGTTGACCAGGTGCTTGTCGGCAGCTCGGTAAACTCGTCGTTCAGGGACCTCATGACGGTCTGTAGAATTCTTGATGGAAGAAGAATCGCTTCTCACCTGTCGTTCAACGTCAACCCGGGTAGCCGTCAAGTACTGGAAAACGTAGCTGCGCAGGGGGGCGTCATGATGCTTCTCATGGCTGGTGCCCAGATACATCAACCCGGTTGCCTTGGCTGCATAGGCATGGGGCAGGCACCCGGCACCGGGCAGGTCAGCCTCAGAACCTTTCCCCGAAACTTCCCCGGTCGTAGTGGCACCAAAAATGACTTAGTCTATCTCTGCTCACCGGAAACGGCCGCTGCTGCCGGTATTTTCGGGGAGATCACCGACCCTCGCAAGCTTGGGGACTTAATGGCATGGCCAAATGTCCAGAATCCGGAAAAGTATATTGTTGATGATTCAAGCATCATATTCCCGGCAGTTGATTCGTCCAAGGTCGAGATTATTACCGGCCCGAATATCGTTCCGTTCCCTGATTTCGAAGCGCTGCCGGATAACCTTGCAGCAGAAATTATCATCAAGCTTGGCGATAATATCTCAACCGACACGATCATGCCTGCTGGCAACAAAGTTCTCCCGTATCGCAGTAATATTCCGGCCATCAGCCAGTTCGTGTTTGAGCAGATCGATCCGGAATTCCATAAACGTGCGCAGGATAAAGGCTGCGGAGTGATTGTTGCCGGTGATAATTACGGGCAAGGCTCTTCGCGGGAACATGCCGCTCTTGCTCCCAGATATCTCGGGATCAGGGTAAAAATTGCCAAGAGTTTCGCACGAATACATAAAGCTAATCTGGTTAATTTTGGGATTGTGCCCTTGGTTTTCAAGAACCCTTCGGATTATGACGCCATTCAGCAGGGTGAGATTCTTACCTTCAGCAATATTCGCAGCTTGATTGCCAATGGTGAACGTGAAATCGGGGTTGAGTCACAAAGGGGCACCATTACAACCATCCTTGATGTCTCTGAAAAAGAGCGGAAAGAACTATTGGCTGGGGGGACACTGAACTATGTAAAGCAGGCGAAGTAG
- a CDS encoding dienelactone hydrolase family protein: MSIRLSIVIGSLLLSTVSTAAWGEIRGKEVEYTSDGTMLKGYLVENTAIKGKRPAVLVVHEWWGHNDYARNRAKMLAKLGYTALAVDMFGNGKTAQHPDDAAKFAGELMKNKELSESRFNAAVEFVKQQKSVDPTKIAAIGYCFGGGVVLHMARQGADLKGIVSFHGSLATDSPAAPGAVKARVLVFNGEADKMITAEQVTAFKNEMDLAGANYRYVGYPGVMHSFTNPAADDYAKRFNLPLAYNKNADKDSWGQTVKFLKDTFNLKI, translated from the coding sequence ATGTCAATTCGCTTGAGCATAGTGATTGGGAGTCTGTTATTGTCAACTGTTTCTACCGCTGCCTGGGGAGAGATACGCGGCAAGGAAGTGGAGTATACCTCAGACGGAACAATGCTGAAAGGTTACCTTGTCGAAAACACTGCAATCAAAGGGAAAAGGCCTGCGGTATTGGTGGTCCATGAGTGGTGGGGGCATAATGACTATGCGCGTAATCGGGCTAAAATGTTGGCGAAGTTAGGATATACTGCTTTGGCAGTTGATATGTTCGGTAACGGCAAAACAGCACAGCACCCGGATGATGCGGCGAAATTTGCCGGTGAACTTATGAAGAATAAGGAATTGTCAGAATCTCGGTTTAATGCCGCGGTTGAATTCGTAAAACAACAGAAATCTGTTGATCCGACCAAGATTGCGGCCATTGGCTACTGTTTTGGAGGAGGGGTAGTGCTACATATGGCAAGGCAAGGCGCTGATTTGAAAGGTATTGTCAGTTTCCATGGGAGTCTGGCTACTGACTCACCTGCTGCGCCAGGGGCTGTCAAGGCACGTGTGCTAGTATTCAATGGTGAGGCTGATAAAATGATCACCGCTGAGCAGGTTACTGCTTTTAAAAATGAAATGGATTTGGCTGGAGCAAACTATCGGTATGTGGGCTATCCGGGAGTAATGCACAGCTTCACCAATCCGGCGGCAGATGATTATGCAAAACGATTTAATCTGCCACTGGCGTACAATAAAAACGCTGATAAGGATTCCTGGGGGCAGACCGTTAAATTTCTCAAGGATACTTTTAATTTAAAAATATAA
- a CDS encoding thioredoxin domain-containing protein: protein MKKSVDENIRIRNLISMPKGNLPLDGGPDFNRLIFSASPYLLQHAENPVDWYPWGEEAFIKALSEDKPVFLSIGYSTCHWCHVMAHESFEDPEVAAVLNSLFVCIKVDREERPDIDEQYMTVAQIMTGSGGWPLNIFMTPEKSPFYATTYIPRQQKMGMPGIIQVLEYFDRLWRVDREKLKNNAASTLSVLENFFAPEAGLLPEISMLEKVNQQLLNIYDDRSGGFGTAPKFPMPLFLDFLIRYRKRNDSGRSLAVIEQTLRNMRYGGIYDQLGFGFHRYSVDSEWRVPHFEKMLYDQALIGSTYLETFQVTSNPFYLKVAEEILSFVFDEMASCEGGFIAGLDADTEGEEGTYYLWTHSEIEKALGEKEAALFCQLFDVTAQGNFEGKNILHLQFSPKQFSADDNMLPESFYIGFERWRSVLLKNRRERVRPFRDEKIVTAWNSLMITTLAKGYAISSNKKYLTAAKTAVDFIFSSLVDPSLRLMRSYHLGKASGPGYLEDYAAFIGALIELHQVTLETNYLEQACFFADEMQRLFGQEAGGALYETGIDAEKLLVRHISAHDGVIPSGNSMAVFDLLRLARITGDLSYQQRGEAILHSFMGTVARQPVNSINFFSAFAFSVSPEFTVTISGAEEDLSQIIYALNGRYIPNLALRYGGCEVEGEFPVVDNKPTSYVCAKNACQPPLVGAQALVSYLDEAL, encoded by the coding sequence GTGAAAAAGAGCGTGGACGAAAACATACGAATCAGGAACCTAATCAGCATGCCGAAAGGGAATTTACCCCTCGACGGCGGCCCAGACTTCAATAGACTGATTTTCTCGGCGAGCCCATATCTGTTGCAGCATGCCGAGAATCCAGTAGATTGGTACCCTTGGGGAGAAGAGGCCTTTATAAAAGCGCTATCAGAAGACAAACCAGTTTTCCTTTCAATCGGCTATTCGACCTGTCATTGGTGTCATGTCATGGCCCATGAATCTTTCGAAGATCCCGAGGTTGCAGCAGTTTTGAATAGCTTGTTCGTCTGTATTAAAGTTGACCGTGAAGAGCGACCTGATATCGATGAGCAGTACATGACAGTCGCTCAGATAATGACCGGAAGCGGGGGCTGGCCACTCAATATTTTCATGACCCCCGAGAAGAGCCCTTTTTATGCAACTACCTATATTCCGCGGCAGCAGAAAATGGGCATGCCTGGTATCATTCAGGTGCTGGAGTACTTTGATCGGCTTTGGCGGGTTGATCGGGAAAAACTGAAAAACAACGCGGCATCGACTCTATCAGTTCTTGAAAACTTCTTTGCTCCCGAAGCAGGGCTTCTTCCAGAAATTTCTATGCTGGAAAAGGTTAATCAGCAACTTTTAAATATTTATGATGACAGGTCAGGCGGGTTCGGCACTGCGCCAAAATTTCCGATGCCACTTTTTCTCGATTTCCTTATCCGCTATAGAAAGAGGAATGATAGTGGCAGATCTCTAGCAGTGATTGAACAAACCCTGCGTAACATGCGCTACGGTGGAATTTATGATCAGCTCGGATTCGGTTTCCACCGTTATTCTGTGGACAGTGAATGGCGGGTGCCACACTTTGAAAAGATGCTTTATGATCAAGCTCTGATTGGCAGTACCTATCTGGAGACGTTTCAAGTTACGTCTAATCCCTTTTATCTGAAGGTAGCAGAAGAGATCTTGTCGTTTGTGTTCGACGAGATGGCCTCTTGTGAAGGGGGCTTTATTGCAGGACTTGATGCAGATACCGAGGGCGAAGAGGGTACATATTACCTTTGGACGCACTCGGAAATAGAAAAGGCGCTCGGGGAAAAGGAGGCCGCGCTGTTTTGCCAACTGTTTGATGTAACTGCGCAGGGTAATTTTGAAGGTAAAAACATCCTTCATCTGCAATTTTCACCTAAGCAGTTTTCTGCTGACGACAATATGTTGCCAGAAAGCTTTTATATTGGTTTTGAGCGATGGCGCAGTGTGTTGCTTAAAAATCGCCGGGAACGTGTTAGGCCGTTTCGTGATGAAAAGATCGTCACTGCATGGAACAGCCTGATGATTACCACTCTGGCAAAAGGATATGCCATTAGCAGCAACAAGAAATACTTGACTGCTGCCAAGACTGCAGTTGATTTTATCTTTTCCTCATTAGTTGATCCATCTTTACGATTGATGCGCAGTTATCATTTGGGCAAAGCCTCTGGGCCAGGGTATCTAGAAGATTATGCCGCTTTCATAGGGGCACTGATAGAACTGCATCAGGTTACGTTGGAAACAAATTATCTGGAACAAGCCTGTTTCTTTGCTGATGAAATGCAACGTCTGTTCGGCCAGGAAGCTGGCGGGGCTTTATACGAAACCGGAATCGATGCAGAAAAACTATTGGTGCGCCACATAAGTGCTCATGACGGGGTGATTCCCTCTGGCAACAGCATGGCGGTATTCGACCTGTTAAGACTCGCCAGGATCACTGGAGATTTATCATATCAACAGAGAGGTGAAGCCATTCTGCACTCATTCATGGGGACTGTGGCACGACAGCCTGTTAATTCGATCAATTTCTTTTCCGCCTTTGCCTTCTCTGTGTCGCCTGAATTTACAGTAACTATTTCCGGAGCAGAGGAAGATTTGTCCCAAATTATCTACGCTTTGAATGGAAGGTACATTCCTAACCTTGCTTTGAGATATGGCGGATGTGAAGTCGAAGGGGAATTCCCTGTCGTTGATAACAAGCCCACCAGCTATGTATGTGCAAAAAACGCCTGCCAACCACCACTGGTGGGAGCTCAGGCGCTTGTATCTTACCTAGATGAAGCTTTGTAA
- a CDS encoding cytochrome c3 family protein, producing MDRTCHMGALFVISSLRTIFILTGLLFTMTTQASAAVKSEIVCVQCHGSQTGRFAKPVELWRGSIHAENGINCNHCHGGDPGDAENAMSPARGFLGTPVETGIPGFCGRCHVGVLKDYLGSKHGKNLGKGGPTCITCHGSHQVKKTTIELINEKNCSRCHSYEKPSQIKRAMTATEAKIVYIDSRLSDFKGKGIDTSAMEKSLFAVRNRFHTLFHELNVARINLQTAEIDKELEQQLQSIKRLDETEQKRKLVGVMAIASALLAALVLRLYVKSMD from the coding sequence ATGGATCGGACTTGCCATATGGGGGCACTTTTCGTGATCTCTTCATTGCGGACTATCTTTATCCTGACTGGTCTTCTATTTACCATGACAACTCAGGCATCAGCAGCAGTCAAATCTGAAATTGTCTGTGTGCAATGCCATGGGTCGCAGACCGGAAGATTTGCCAAACCGGTTGAACTGTGGCGGGGCAGTATCCATGCGGAAAACGGCATTAATTGCAACCATTGCCATGGTGGCGATCCAGGAGACGCAGAGAATGCCATGAGCCCGGCCCGGGGCTTTCTGGGGACGCCGGTGGAGACTGGGATCCCTGGTTTCTGTGGTCGCTGCCATGTTGGAGTGTTGAAAGACTACCTTGGCAGTAAGCATGGCAAGAATCTCGGCAAGGGGGGACCGACCTGCATTACCTGTCACGGCAGCCATCAGGTAAAAAAGACAACCATCGAACTGATCAACGAAAAGAATTGTTCTCGCTGCCATAGCTATGAAAAACCGAGCCAAATCAAGAGGGCGATGACCGCTACTGAAGCTAAAATAGTCTATATCGATAGCCGGTTAAGCGACTTCAAAGGTAAAGGAATAGATACTTCTGCAATGGAGAAATCACTGTTTGCCGTCCGAAACAGGTTTCACACGCTGTTCCATGAACTTAATGTCGCCAGGATTAATCTGCAGACAGCAGAGATAGATAAAGAGCTTGAACAACAACTGCAATCTATTAAGAGACTTGATGAAACCGAGCAAAAGAGAAAACTGGTCGGAGTGATGGCTATTGCTTCGGCTCTGCTTGCGGCACTGGTTCTGAGGCTCTACGTGAAGAGCATGGATTAA
- a CDS encoding cytochrome b, translated as MSLYKNIDNWLDVRLGTHSLIEKELTGYLLPRNINAWYSLGSVLLFIFSLQIVTGILLLIYYVPDADKAFASVTMIMNRVPFGWLVRMCHVVGSNMMVLILLFHMLSVLFMGSYKSPRELNWLSGFILFNLVMAISLTGYLLPWSQLSYWATTVATNSVGAIPFIGSYLVEFLRGGKLVGPPTLGRFFALHVAVIPITIAAFVGIHLVLLQRIGVSTPPFGLKETKSNWRGDTFRYEEHPGGIPFFPNYLLQDMTSIMLYLALFFAVLFFDPYLFLPKDAFIPADPFLTPAHIKPEWYFLPNYQTLKLFPSEFLGLAVQGAAMTFLALLPFIDRGTEKHPLKRPLFMACSIGGILLWIGLAIWGHFS; from the coding sequence ATGTCCCTTTACAAAAATATTGACAACTGGCTCGATGTCCGGCTCGGAACTCATAGCCTTATCGAAAAAGAGCTGACCGGTTATCTCCTCCCCAGGAACATCAATGCCTGGTACTCGCTGGGAAGCGTTCTCCTCTTTATTTTTTCACTACAGATAGTTACCGGCATTCTCTTGTTAATCTACTATGTGCCGGATGCAGACAAGGCGTTTGCAAGCGTCACCATGATCATGAACAGGGTCCCGTTTGGTTGGCTGGTACGGATGTGCCATGTCGTAGGTTCCAACATGATGGTGCTCATCCTGCTGTTCCACATGCTGTCGGTCTTGTTTATGGGCAGTTATAAGAGTCCGCGCGAGCTTAACTGGCTATCAGGCTTTATCCTGTTCAATCTCGTGATGGCGATTTCTCTCACCGGCTATCTCCTCCCCTGGAGTCAGCTCTCTTATTGGGCGACCACCGTTGCCACCAATAGTGTCGGCGCAATCCCTTTCATTGGGAGCTACCTGGTTGAGTTCCTCCGTGGCGGCAAGCTGGTCGGCCCTCCCACTCTCGGGCGCTTCTTTGCGCTGCATGTAGCGGTTATCCCCATTACGATTGCTGCTTTTGTCGGTATTCATCTCGTTTTATTGCAAAGGATTGGGGTATCCACTCCGCCTTTTGGGTTAAAGGAAACCAAAAGTAATTGGCGTGGCGATACATTTCGCTATGAAGAACACCCCGGTGGTATTCCGTTCTTCCCCAACTACCTGTTGCAGGATATGACGTCGATAATGCTTTATCTGGCGCTGTTTTTTGCAGTGTTATTCTTCGATCCATACCTCTTTTTGCCTAAAGATGCTTTTATCCCGGCCGACCCTTTCCTTACCCCAGCCCATATAAAGCCGGAATGGTATTTCCTCCCTAATTACCAGACGCTCAAACTTTTCCCCAGCGAGTTCCTGGGACTTGCTGTCCAGGGCGCAGCTATGACATTCCTGGCACTTCTGCCGTTCATCGATCGTGGCACAGAAAAACACCCGCTTAAAAGACCGTTATTCATGGCCTGCAGCATTGGGGGGATTCTGTTATGGATCGGACTTGCCATATGGGGGCACTTTTCGTGA
- a CDS encoding ubiquinol-cytochrome c reductase iron-sulfur subunit, producing MENRDRRKFLGVCLGGIASASIAAVAYPLFRYLSPIPEQENSGKVTFQESDIPEGEAKFFQYAGSAAVLIKNKEQGVIALSAVCTHLGCIVQWQKERGEFLCPCHAGRYTAQGLVISGPPPKPLQPLHVSIANGTITIG from the coding sequence ATGGAAAACCGCGACCGAAGAAAATTTCTGGGGGTATGTCTGGGAGGAATTGCTAGTGCATCAATTGCGGCAGTAGCATATCCCCTCTTTCGCTATCTATCACCGATCCCCGAACAGGAGAATTCCGGCAAAGTAACGTTTCAGGAAAGTGATATCCCTGAAGGTGAAGCTAAATTTTTCCAGTATGCCGGTTCGGCTGCAGTGCTAATCAAAAACAAAGAGCAAGGCGTGATTGCCCTCTCCGCTGTCTGCACCCACCTGGGGTGTATTGTCCAATGGCAAAAAGAGCGTGGTGAGTTTCTTTGCCCATGTCATGCCGGTCGATATACAGCGCAAGGACTGGTCATCTCAGGGCCGCCGCCGAAACCGCTTCAGCCGCTCCATGTCAGCATCGCAAACGGCACCATTACCATAGGGTGA
- a CDS encoding ferredoxin yields MARAIVVDQDSCISCGLCVDNLPEVFRFDDNGKAVSFDSSGAPEEMIQTEAVDVCPVACIHWE; encoded by the coding sequence ATGGCAAGAGCGATAGTCGTTGATCAGGATAGCTGTATCAGTTGCGGTTTGTGTGTGGACAATCTGCCTGAAGTATTCAGGTTCGACGACAATGGCAAAGCCGTCAGTTTTGACTCGTCTGGCGCTCCGGAAGAGATGATACAGACTGAGGCGGTTGATGTGTGTCCTGTTGCCTGTATCCACTGGGAATGA